The following are encoded together in the Lathyrus oleraceus cultivar Zhongwan6 chromosome 3, CAAS_Psat_ZW6_1.0, whole genome shotgun sequence genome:
- the LOC127128736 gene encoding ribulose bisphosphate carboxylase small subunit, chloroplastic 3-like, whose translation MASMISSSAVTTVSRASTVQSAPVAPFGGLKSMTGFPVKKVNTDITSITSNGGRVKCMQVWPPIGKKKFETLSYLPPLTRDQLLKEVEYLLRKGWVPCLEFELEKGFVYREHNKSPGYYDGRYWTMWKLPMFGTTDASQVLKELDEVVAAYPQAFVRIIGFDNVRQVQCISFIAHTPESY comes from the exons ATGGCTTCTATGATATCCTCTTCCGCTGTGACAACAGTCAGCCGTGCCTCTACGGTGCAATCCGCCCCAGTGGCTCCATTCGGCGGCCTCAAATCCATGACTGGATTCCCAGTGAAGAAGGTCAACACTGACATTACTTCCATTACAAGCAATGGTGGAAGAGTAAAGTGCATGCAG GTGTGGCCTCCAATTGGAAAGAAGAAGTTTGAGACTCTTTCCTATTTGCCACCATTGACGAGAGATCAATTGTTGAAAGAAGTTGAATACCTTCTGAGGAAGGGATGGGTTCCATGCTTGGAATTTGAGTTGGAG AAAGGATTTGTGTACCGTGAGCACAACAAGTCACCAGGATATTATGATGGAAGATACTGGACAATGTGGAAGCTTCCTATGTTTGGTACCACTGATGCTTCTCAAGTCTTGAAGGAGCTTGATGAAGTTGTTGCCGCTTACCCCCAAGCTTTCGTCCGTATCATCGGTTTCGACAACGTTCGTCAAGTTCAATGCATCAGTTTCATTGCGCACACACCAGAATCCTACTAA
- the LOC127128738 gene encoding ribulose bisphosphate carboxylase small subunit, chloroplastic 3-like, which yields MASMISSSAVTTVSRASTVQSAAVAPFGGLKSMTGFPVKKVNTDITSITSNGGRVKCMQVWPPIGKKKFETLSYLPPLTRDQLLKEVEYLLRKGWVPCLEFELEKGFVYREHNKSPGYYDGRYWTMWKLPMFGTTDASQVLKELDEVVAAYPQAFVRIIGFDNVRQVQCISFIAHTPESY from the exons ATGGCTTCTATGATATCCTCTTCAGCTGTGACTACAGTCAGCCGTGCTTCTACGGTGCAATCGGCCGCGGTGGCTCCATTCGGCGGCCTCAAATCCATGACTGGATTCCCAGTTAAGAAGGTCAACACTGACATTACTTCCATTACAAGCAATGGTGGAAGAGTAAAGTGCATGCAG GTGTGGCCTCCAATTGGAAAGAAGAAGTTTGAGACTCTTTCCTATTTGCCACCATTGACCAGAGATCAGTTGTTGAAAGAAGTTGAATACCTTCTCAGGAAGGGATGGGTTCCTTGCTTGGAATTTGAGTTGGAG AAAGGATTTGTGTACCGTGAGCACAACAAGTCACCAGGATACTATGATGGAAGATACTGGACAATGTGGAAGCTTCCTATGTTTGGTACCACTGATGCTTCTCAAGTCTTGAAGGAGCTTGATGAAGTTGTTGCCGCTTACCCCCAAGCTTTCGTCCGTATCATCGGTTTCGACAACGTTCGTCAAGTTCAATGCATCAGTTTCATTGCCCACACACCAGAATCCTACTAA